In one window of Pseudochaenichthys georgianus chromosome 5, fPseGeo1.2, whole genome shotgun sequence DNA:
- the camk1b gene encoding calcium/calmodulin-dependent protein kinase type 1 isoform X2: protein MPLGDDCHAWKKKTTDVKDQYDFKEILGTGAFSEVVLAEEKRTQKLVAIKCIPKKALEGKENSIENEIAVLHKIKHSNIVSLEEIFESKSHLYLVMQLVSGGELFDRIIEKGFYTEKDASKLIQQILDAVKYLHDMGIVHRDLKPENLLYDSMDDDSKIMISDFGLSKIECSGSVMSTACGTPGYVAPEVLAQKPYSKAVDCWSIGVIAYILLCGYPPFYDENDAKLFEQILKAEYEFDSPYWDDISDSAKDFIVHLMEKDSNTRYTCDQALQHPWIAEDTALDKNIHESVSAQIKKNFAKSKWKQAFNATAVVRHMRRLQLGTSHEGPGPTLPEACCEGGCSPNVDGDADALSTCTYHCHPTSRV, encoded by the exons aGGAGCTTTCTCCGAGGTGGTCCTGGCTGAGGAGAAGAGGACCCAGAAATTGGTGGCGATCAAGTGCATCCCCAAGAAGGCTTTGGAGGGAAAGGAAAACAGCATCGAGAATGAGATCGCAGTCCTGCACAA GATCAAACACTCCAACATTGTTTCTCTGGAGGAAATATTTGAAAGCAAATCACACCTCTACCTCGTCATGCAGCT GGTGTCGGGAGGGGAACTCTTCGATCGTATCATCGAGAAGGGCTTCTACACGGAGAAAGATGCCAGTAAGCTCATTCAGCAGATTCTGGATGCCGTCAAATACCTCCACGACATGGGTATTGTGCACCGTGACCTCAAG CCAGAGAATCTGCTGTACGACAGCATGGACGACGACTCCAAGATCATGATCAGTGACTTTGGTCTTTCTAAAATCGAGTGCTCTGGCAGTGTGATGTCGACTGCGTGTGGAACACCTGGATATGTTG CCCCTGAGGTGTTGGCTCAGAAACCCTACAGTAAAGCAGTGGACTGCTGGTCCATTGGTGTCATAGCCTATATTCT GTTGTGCGGCTACCCTCCGTTCTACGATGAGAACGACGCCAAACTGTTCGAACAGATCCTGAAGGCAGAATACGAATTTGATTCGCCTTATTGGGACGATATCTCTGATTCAG CTAAAGACTTCATCGTCCACCTGATGGAAAAAGACTCCAACACACGTTACACCTGTGATCAGGCTCTGCAGCACCCCTG GATTGCTGAGGATACTGCTCTGGACAAGAACATCCATGAGTCTGTTAGCGCTCAGATTAAGAAGAATTTTGCCAAGAGCAAGTGGAAG CAAGCATTCAATGCCACAGCAGTGGTCCGTCACATGAGGCGTCTCCAGCTGGGCACCAGCCACGAGGGACCCGGCCCCACCCTGCCAG agGCTTGTTGCGAAGGAGGCTGCTCCCCGAACGTAGATGGCGACGCTGACGCTCTGTCCACATGCACCTACCACTGCCACCCGACCAGCAGGGTGTGA